DNA sequence from the Anser cygnoides isolate HZ-2024a breed goose chromosome 7, Taihu_goose_T2T_genome, whole genome shotgun sequence genome:
CTTCAACCCCGTGTAATGAGATAATCCTAACAATGTCCAATTCACTTTAAAATCAAGCCAAGGTATTTGCCTCCGTaaccttctgcagcagcaactCCCATAGGTGACAAGACATGTGTCTGGGCACTTGCTCTTCATTCTcaatttgctgctttttaatttaacttgGTGCTTGTTTTCATACATtgtgataaaataaaaagaaaatctgatgcTATGTTCTTGAGAACTTTGACTTCCACAATCAGCTCCACTTTAATCTTCTTCCCTGCAAATAATTCCAGACTTTGCCATCTCTCATGTATTAATCCTATCAGCactgtaattattttcattatcatttcTTGAGCATTTTCGGACTCTGCTATATACTTAACAAGAGAAGAGGATAAAAATATGAACAGAGCATTAATGTGGATCTGTGGTATAATCCTGTGTTATCCTGGTAGCTTTGGCATTCTGCTGTatctttatttaataaataaaaacaaaaaaaaattttaagcTGCTGCCATAGATTGACGGGAATCAGACACTGATGACTCCCAGTGCAGGTTCTTTTTCCTCAGAGATTCCTGGAAATTCAGagcttttctgatttttggaGCTATATGGCTAGTCACTGATGATACCTTGCATTTAGCCATGTTCAGACTTTTCTGCCACCATGATCCTCAGTCTCCCAGTGTGTTTAAATCCATCATGTAAAGTATCCACCATAAATTCACCTATTCTCCTATAGGTTTTAACAAATCAgattacattgtttttttttttttttttttttttttgctacattttccatcattttccTTGACAAAGAGTTAGGAATTCTAATGAACCGTTACTTCAGGTGTCCTTTTAAACATTGTTATATTTCAGGTAACAAAATCCCTCCAGGATTCAAGCTACAGATTCAGTCTAAAAGATTACTGCAAATGTGGCCACATTTCTCTTCATGGTATGAATTAACCATCAAGATCTATAGTTCAAGATTTCCCTATGTAACCTGTAGATCAGCATTCTTGTTTGTTGGACATAACCAAAACACTCAGGTAGACAAACCCTTCCAAAgcagatttgattttttttatagtttgtCCTTGTGGCTTCTGTTGAAATTGCCTGTTTTCCTATAGGAGAAGTACTAGATAATAGggtaaaaacaacaataaaacatcaaaatatgTAATTTCAATATTTCCACCAAGTCTGCTGGATATTATGTCACACTGGCCTTGTGATGATGGCAGAGTTTATCTCACTCCAGCGTGAAGGGCTGCCTTCTGTTCTCTGAAATCACCCTGGTTGTTGGATGGTGCCTCTGGAGCAGATTGTGCTCAACGAGACAGTCCTGTCCAGCCTTCCCCTGGCTCCTGGAGACCCTGATGACAAGTATTTGAGACATGCTTTGTGCTGATCTGATCCACCTGAAgcttcaaaatgaaagaattgaATTGTTTTAACTCAAACTGAGccaaaagttttgcttttgatgcagaataaatgttaaatgttaaaaatcgGGGTGCTAAAATGAGCACACATCAGGTCTGCTCCCCTGACCACATCACCTTAGCAAGCTTTTTGTGAGTTGTTTAAACCTTCAAGCTTGCTTGTATTTACTATGGGAATGAATAGGATTGCAACAGCTTCAGCACCAGTAGTGAGGGCTCGTGGGCTAGCAGCTTTTGAGGGTTATACTCATGAGTGCTGAAGCAAAGCTGGTACGGCTAATTCCCCTGTCTGCAGAGGGAGAAGTGAAGGCAGAGGGAGTTTGAGTGTTCAGGTGCTGATGGCTACAGAGGGAGTTGGTGACACGGCCAAGGCTGAAACCAAAGGCTCTCAATTTGCTGTCAGAGAACAAACAGTATTTCCCCTTAATTCACAGTTTTCCCTGATGAAAAGAATCATGTCTCACAGTTTTCTCTTGCCATTGTTCAGATGACTCACATATGCCATGGGCATGATACAGGCAATGAAGCTTTGCATTAATCTACTGTCCAGATTGATAACTCTAAGGGGCAGCTCATAATGACCAAAATGTGATTAATCACGAGGCACATGTGATACCCATGCTCATTATTACTGGCTTCCAGGACAGCACTGCTGACTCCTGCCAATACGCTCAGTTTCGTATCTGGAAGAGACAATGCTGCAATTACTGCCAAAGTATGCAGGAAAATTAGGCAGTAACTAGTTCTGTATTCTGCATCAGGCTAGGGAAAGGGAGTGTAGAAAAGAATGGGAATGTAATAGCTACAAGGAATATCAAATCCTCTCTGGATctgatgctttattttaaatagatgttGTCTGATATGGCCCTGTAGTTTAAACAGTTGTCTTGTAAAATGCTTGGTTGAAGAGGAACATATAGGGCACTGGCATGATGGGTACAACACCTGAAAAGGAGCTCATGAGGCACATTTGGAAAAAAGCTTCTTCATATCAATGGACTTTTCCTGCAGATCTATTTTTATGATGTTGCCTCCTCGTAAGACAGAGAGAGATTATTCTCTTGCTGCAGTACCTGTTAGAGTTCTCATGCTCCTGTAGTAATAATTTCTCATAAACCACGCTGGTATCTTTTGTACCATGTGTTGGTGATCAAAACAAATACATCTGGGCATCAGTCCTTAGGAAAGTGGAATTAATGATGTTTCTATACATTTCAACTACCACAAACATGAGAGCCTTTTCTTCCACCACTCAAAGATGACCTGAGTCAAAGACTTCAAACCAAAGACCTTGTAAAACTTCCAGATACAGACATGATCCTGTTTTTTAAGGATCTTGCTCACCTGTGTTGGGAGAGGCACATTTTCTATTCTCTCTGGCAGGCGATGGGGCCAGTTCCCACTAGAACAACTGACCATCTTCTGTTACAGATTAAAGTGCATGCCTCCTAAATGTCTCCCAAACACACAGTGGTGTTTATATGCTGAAATTTCCAGAGTTCAGCTTAAATTGAAATAACTGTTTCCTCCCTAGGAGTGAGTCTAGTGCCAGAGCAAGACAGTTGTTAGTTAGACTGTGCTTTGTGTTTCAGGAAGGTGCTCAAAGCTCGTGGCGACTGGCATAGCGCTGGAACCTGTATGAAAGGAGAGGAACTTTGCGATGAGCTTCTTGTCATCATGAAGACCATCTTCTTCTCAGCTCAGAGGTTGTGTCTCTCACTCTGGATGGAAACCTCCTGTCCCAGAGAAACATTGTGTGTGCACGCAACAATGAGATTTGTTGTTTCTCCTACATTTGCCTTTCACAGTGACCAGGAGGTTGGATGTGCAGTAACAAGTCCTTGACATTTCCCCACAAAGTGTCATTATGAGTAACTCTACCGTATTCTCTGCTAATTAGGAATAACCAGGAAGGCGCACAGGGCCCAAGATACCCGTTCGTTTCCCCTGTGCTAGATGCTTAACCAAAACACGTGCCTTGCAGCCAACTGTCTTACGCATCTGTAAGTTCAGAAGATGCATCTCATCAAAATAATTAGGCAAATGAATGGAAGGAAAATCTGCTTAGGGATATTAAATATAGAGAAAAGTCTTTTGATTCAGAATGTCTCTGAGCCGTGCATTTTCAGTTCAGCACAGAGAGCGTGCTGGCAAAGCTTCTGCTCTTCTTACATCCACTCCTGCTGGGCAGCGATGGGTGCCTGTCACAGGCAGCATACCAGCATGGATGTTTAGGTCAACACACCTTTCTTGTGAGTGCTGGGCTGGCTCCGCCTTCCTCTTCAGCTTAGAGGACCCACCAGAGACACCCACCAAAGAAAAAGCCTGTTAGGATGACTCTGCAGTCCAGAAATAGCAAAGGAGGGCAAGAGCAGACTCCTCCACCAGATGGAAGCTCAAAAGGAACATTATTTGGATAGGAATCCATGTTACATAGTAAATTAAGTGAATTAAGCACAGGATCATTTTGGTTAATCTTCACGTGCAAACCTTAACTGTGGCATAAAACAGTTTAGGAAGCAGTAGCATAATGGGTACCTTTCCTACCCATTGTTCAAAAGACCAGGAAATAGAgataaaaatagcagaaataatGGCAGtcaatgagaaacaaagttCTCAATTTTTTGCATTCTGGTACTCCACAAACTAATGAACTACAAATGCAAAGCAACAAGGTGGTCTACTTAGCAAAGTACGGTCAGGGAGTACGTGTGGAGTGTGCTAAGGCATTTGTAAGCaatatttaaagggaaaagaggtAACCCCTAATCTGCTTATCCAGTGGTACATGGGTAAGCGTGCTAAAGCTAAGGAGATCCCTGGAGCTATGGAAGTAAGAAGGGAAAGTCAGGAACCTTGTTTCAGGTCACAAAAGAACATCATATACAAGAATGTTTTGTATAAGTCTAttacagagcaaaaaaaaaatgagaataggAGAAAAGAAGATTAGTGACCCAAAGGAAGCTGACATTATAGATGgtaaattttttaatttcccaaGGTTGTTCTGTactttgctgtttgtttcagaTGAGTGGACTTCAATTAAAGTAACTGAGCTGTATGGAGATGAAATTGTCTGCTCACTACTGGTTTCCTGCAGGATTGGACTCATAATTTGAATAACAGATCTTCAGCAATACTGTGTGTTTGTAATGTATGGAGGCAAATTTAGCTGATTTGATGGGGAAAGCTTTCTTATAGAACTGTTTTCTGTGGACCAAATGGGGTTTGTAATGCAGTAATTACATACAAAATTCCCTTGTCCTTCACTGAGCTTTGCACAAGTCCTCATTGTACATAAAAAAGGCAGATTatcatacaaataaaatatttagtgtCCAGATATTCAGCTTCAAACAGTGTAATTGAGTTCAGTAGCTCCGTGTTTATTATTATGACATATGCCTAGACATTAGCATAAGGAAAAACATGGGGTAAAATGTCATACATACTCCCACACAtccataaaaatataattataattgctttctgtatttcacaAACCTTCTACATGATTCATTATGCCtgttatttctaaatatatatatatatataaataaattatttgttatgtaaaaaatgtttgaaacagaactttgttttatttagcatTAAGTAAACATGTCCAGCAAGGATTGTTGACGCTGCCTTGCCTACGTATGCATGcgcacatatatatttatgtgtatcAGGCAGCAAAGCTTACTAGTTGCTTACCTGCCAAACACAAACCTACACCTCAGCCACATGAAAATGTTCTCACTAATCAGCAGCCACTTGTTGCACCTCTCCTGAGACGACCAAAGCTCTCTTAAATGTACAGTTCTGCAAGCATCCCTTCGCACAACAGGCCTTCACACAGCATCGCAGGCTCATGGAGGAAACGAGCTCACTCCATCCTCTCTATGTATCTGCATGAAGCCTCGCACAATGGGGCTGTGATTTATTTGGGGCCTCTGGGTACGACCGCCGTACAAGTAGTAACTAATGACAACAGACCACCAGAGATTGCCGACATTCAGCTGctgtaaggaaaaataaaagctggtcCATAACATCTGGTTATATGCATAAGCATTCCTGAAATGGCAGGACCTGATTAAACTCTTGGGGGCGTCTCCGCAATGGCAGGCTGATTTCTCAGACAAccacaataaaaagaaattattttgttatttgtggaaaaaaagaccAAGATCTAAGTTCTCCAGTAGGGAATGACTCTCTCAAATGTATTTGtgaactgtttcttttcttttcttttcttttcttttcttttcttttcttttcttttcttttcttttcttttcttttcttttcttttcttttcttttcttttcttttcttttcttttcttttcttttcttttcttttcttttcttttcttttcttttcttttcttttcttttcttttcttttcttttcttttcttttcttttcttttcttttcttttttttccctttcctttctttttccctttcctttcttttctttttttccctttcctttcttttctttttttccatttcctttcttttccctttcctttcttttcctttctttctattcttttctttttttctttctattcttttcttttcccttttcttttttttttacttttgttttctttcttttttcctttatttccttttccttcctcttttcattccttttttcttttttctttcaccttccttaattttccattcctttttcttttttctttctttctttcttttttcctctttccttacttttctttttcttcctttctttttctctctttcccatcctttgtcttcctttcttttctttcttgtctctctcttcattcttttctttcccttcctttatttttctttctttttttcctttcctttctttttccccttccctcctttccttccccttctcctcccttctccccctttccttctctcccttacccatccttttttttcccttcctctctctccctcccctgtTTTTCCCTCCCCTGACGTTCCCACTTAGGACTCCCAAGCCCAGGCCGACTGGGAcggagcaggaggtgctgggtggCGCAGGATGAGGCCCTCAGGGTGGGCTGGGGCGCTGtgggggtgcagcaggctgGTGGCCCCAGGTGGGTGCCCCGGCCCTGGGCAGCGCCCGGTGGCGGCTCGGCTGCGGGGTGAGGCGTTCTCAGGGAAAATTCCTCCCGTCGCTCTCAGGCCCCTAAACTCTTTGTGAATGGGGCCAGTGCAACATGTGGCCTTTCACCTCGCCCGAGAACCACTGCCAGACAGCCACACTCAGAGAATTGTTTGTTAATAGTCCAATTAGATAATTGCCATCTTTCACtccttttgctctacatttcccaTAAAGGAATGAATAAGGAGAGCAGCATGAAGAGGGCTTCTGCCCTGCAAGGTGACAAGAAGGACTGGAGCATGCTCTTTGCACAAGGCCATTTGCTTGAATTGAATCATTGTAGCCTAATCAATGGTCTTATTGGATTACTGGCTGTTGCGGTTCTCAAAGATATTGTAGCAGAGACAATGAAATAGCTAGAGtaaaacttttttcccctttagtgGATCACGCAGTTGAGATTTTTCACGGGCtatctctccctctccctctttctccccctctctctccttctccccccctccTGGATCCACTGCACACAAagctggctctttttttttttttttccttttttttttttttttttgccttcaatGAGCAGGCTCTGCGAATAGGTTCAGTGTTGGTGAAGGTGCAGAAttagcacacacacacacacgcctGCCCGCCCgcgtgcacgcacacacacacacacgcagagGGAGAAGCACAAAAAGCGAGTGTCGGGACTGAAATAAGGAGAGGTAGGAGTTTAAGATGGCTGTCTGTGGGGAGATGTGTTGAGGAGGATTCCTGCCGGCCAAGAGGACCTGCTGCCTCGGACAGAGCTGCCTGGAGGAAGAACTTTTTGGGGTGTGTGCGCGCTGGcgatctgtttgtttgtttggcatccagggggctgccccccccctccctgcaACTGCATTTTTCCAGCCCTTCCTCGCAGCtttattcagatttatttgGCGTGCTTTGGAGAAAGCCACTATATAATCGGGAGGTCAAAGGCATACTGAAGAAAGTTAATAATGGCTGCTAATGGTGCTAACAATTCAGGGTGAATCTtgtcaaaagttttttttttttttttccctctccccccccccttttttttttcctcttttttttttttttttttttttttttttctggaagtctCAGTCTTTTGATTGTGTGTTTCCTGAAAGCAAGACCAATCATTTCAGTTTATTCACTGGCTAAACTCTACTTGATTGGGGACAAGCACACAAACCATCCATTACGATCTGATATATTATCCAAACAATTTAGTGTATTCATGAGGTAACCTAAATGTGGAGGCTGCAAAATTACCCGTAATCAATTGAAACAGCGAGTGCGCGTCCCTCTGTGTGTCTAACAACTACATGTCTCTGTAATAAGGCAGACATTAAATCATTTTAGAGTTGTACTGTTGAGTACCTGATCACTGGGCGCTCTGGGAAGCTGGACAGTCACATTAGGACGCTGGGACTGAGGAAGCCGCTGCTTTTCCAGTGGGATAAAACCCGACCTTCCTTACTCGAGGTGCTTTACAGATCCCCACCGATCTGACCCTAAGCCGTGCAATATCCAGCATAGACTTCGTCTTCTTCTGCTATCgctactcttctttttttttgttgttggtggtggtggttttatttttgctcgtttttgcttttttgttttttattgcacTACATGTTTGGGAAACAAGACAAAATGGACGTTAGATGCAGTTCAGAGACTGAAGCTAACCGGGTCTCGAAGAACGGACATAAAGAGGGCAAGGAAAGCAAAGGGtctgaaggaaatatttctacttcttttttGAAGGATCAGCAAGGGactttttctgcctctgcagctACGGAAGACTGTAATAAAAGTAAATCTAGTTCTGCTGACCCGGACTATTGCAGGAGGATCCTAGTTAGAGGTATGACTCGGAGGTAtttcggggaggggggggagaggaaggtGAGCAGCGCTCACACCCGGCCGATTTATTTCTCCCGTGGGCTCGGCTTTGCCCTGTCCCTGCTCTTGGACACCCGGGGGCCAGAAGCCCCCGAGCTGAGCCCGCTCCTGcggggggctccccgcagccccccgagcGGAGCTGCCCCCGCGGAgctgccccccgagccccgcatCCCGGGGGCAGGACGGATTTTTAATCAACCATCAGCCTTCAAATGGACGGAggggtttgttggttttttttttttcttaattttttaattttatataatttgttttcctcGGCCCTCGTCTCCCTCGCGGTAAACGAACGAAATCGTTCGgccggggaaaaaaaataaaaatgaaaatgaaaatcgGGTTTGCCAAGGTGCgtttggggggaggagggagagaacgGAGCGGTAACAAAATTAGCGAGAAGCAGGCCTTGTAAACAATAATTAATCCTTGCGCGACCGAGTGACCCAGAGAAGGGTCAGATTAAAATGATGTGCTCGGCTCTGCTTTAACACGTACCGGGGAGGCAAAATCCCGGGAAAGAATTTGGGAAGGTTTTAACGTAGCGCGAACCTGGCCCTGGCTTGACAGTCGCCTTAATAAGATTTGTCCCGCTTTCTTTCGGTCTTCGGTGCTACCGGAAAAGTGAGGTTTCGGCGGGCCGTCGGGTGCCTcgttttgtgtttccttttttttttttttttttttttttttttcctcctgttcgccaaaaaaaaaacaaaccccgGCAGCGGCGGCTGGAGGAGTCCCCGGGGTGGCGGTGGGCAGGCGGCCAGCCCGTGCCCGGGAGGCTCCCGCCTGCTTTGGCGCACgggaaacttttaaaaaattatttttatttttttaattaaaaaaaaaaaaaaaaagatgattttatattttaaaggcaaGCGGGAGGGGGCTTCCAGCAACCCCCTACCCGGACCCGGGGGGAACAAAGGGTAGCCCAGCCCTGCGGTCACAAAGCCcggcctggagcatctctcccCGGCCTCCCAGAGGGGCCGGGGTGATGCCGCAGTGCCGTACTGTCAGCGCGATGTGCTCAAGCCAATTTTAAATGGGCTGAGGGGATTATTTCCAGAGCCCTGGGCCCCATcgccccctcctcccttctctggtgggttgttgggtttttttttcgtttttttttttttttttcccttccttgggTGCAGTGGCCAGGTGCAATCTGGGGGTCCCCTCTCCGTCCTCCCTCGGGTCTCGGTCTCGAAAGCGCTGCCAGCGGCTTTCTGCTTGCCtcgggaaggaaaaaaaaaataaagaaaggaaaaaaaaaaaaaaaaaggaggtttcCTGGGTGTAAAACTGCCTGCGCCTTTCTTTGCCAGATGCCAAAGGTTCAATTCGAGAGATTATTCTGCCTAAGGGGCTTGATCTGGACCGTCCCAAGCGGACCCGCACCTCCTTCACGGCCGAGCAGCTCTACCGCCTGGAGATGGAGTTCCAGCGGTGCCAGTACGTCGTGGGGCGGGAGCGCACCGAGCTCGCCCGGCAGCTCAACCTCTCCGAGACTCAGGTACCCCCTCGGGACGGGGCCCCCGGTTCCTTCCGTGGGGCTGAAAATGGggcccgggccggccccggTCTCTCCGCGGCCCTGCGCGTTTTTTGCGCGCCCCCGCGCAGGCCCCGGGAGCCGTGGcgcagggctggaggggcagAGCCGCCCCCGGGAGCCCACCCACGCGTGTCCGGCCGTGGGGGGGcctcgtgggggggggggggggagcaatAAGGGGAGGCCCGCGGGGATGCGCCCGGAGTGCCCCGGGGGATGCGAGGGTGGCCGGGGACACGCGTGTCCCCGCGGCTGCGTGGGGTCGTGGGGGCTCGGCCACGCAGCCAAACCCACCCGTGGACAAGGGGAAGAGAGGGGAGGCCGAGCCGTCAGCTCctaaattttggggggggggtgccttCCCCTGCGGGCTGCTGGATTTAGGGACCCGTCCTCTGATGGCTGCGCCCTGCTGGGTGCCACGggtcggggccgggggctgcaggctcCGAGCCCCGCAGGGCtgccggggggtggggggggctcgCCCCGTCCCACCGCCCCCGTCCCGCCGGGAGACGCAGGAGCGGGGCAGAGCCACCAAAAGCCGGGCTTGTGCGAGCCGGTTTCATCCTCCTGCAAAAAATATCACCCAACAAGAAATGCCCCTGACAAGctaattagcttttttttttttttttttttttttttcccctgccgGCTGGGAGTGACAAGTTCAATAGCTGGGGGGTTCCGGGCACCTCCGTGCTGTtgggtttgggttggttttttttttgagggggacgcttttttatttttattattttttagggGAGAGCAGGTTGAGCAGGTTCCTTTGGAAAGCCAAACATTGCGCAAACGGGCCAGGAGGCGACGCCGCCCGGGGGTGCCCCGAGGGGCTGCTCTCAGCCCAGGACCCTCACCctgagcagggccagggggGCCCTGCGGGGACCGGGGGAAGCACCGGGGGCCTGCCGGGGAGACGACCCCCGCGAGGGCACCCgacggggggggcagcaggcggGATGCGGGGCGCAGCGCCGCGGGACCCCCCTCATTTTCCCCTCTGACCCTGcctttccccccccttccccgtccCGCAGGTAAAAGTGTGGTTCCAAAACCGGCGCACCAAGCAGAAAAAGGACCAGGGCAAGGACTCGGAGCTGCGCTCCGTCGTCTCCGAGACCGCCGCCACCTGCAGCGTCCTgcggctgctggagcagggccgCCTGCTCTCCCCGCCGGGGCTACCGGGCCTCCTGCCCCCCTGCGGCACCGGGCCGCTGGGCTCGGCTCTGCGGGGACCCGGCCTGGCCGCGGGCACCGGcagctcggcggcggcggcggcggcgggggcggctccccccgggggctccccgcaTCCTGCGGCCGGcggcagcgcggcggggccgccccccccgggggcgctgcacggagccgccgccgccgccgccgccggcccgggGCTC
Encoded proteins:
- the VAX1 gene encoding ventral anterior homeobox 1, with protein sequence MFGKQDKMDVRCSSETEANRVSKNGHKEGKESKGSEGNISTSFLKDQQGTFSASAATEDCNKSKSSSADPDYCRRILVRDAKGSIREIILPKGLDLDRPKRTRTSFTAEQLYRLEMEFQRCQYVVGRERTELARQLNLSETQVKVWFQNRRTKQKKDQGKDSELRSVVSETAATCSVLRLLEQGRLLSPPGLPGLLPPCGTGPLGSALRGPGLAAGTGSSAAAAAAGAAPPGGSPHPAAGGSAAGPPPPGALHGAAAAAAAGPGLFGLPVPSLLGSVAGRLASAPLAVAGSLAGNLQELSARYLSSSAFEPYSRTSNKESAEKKALD